Genomic window (Aquimarina sp. BL5):
GTCTCCAAAGAACCAGGTAATTCTATGTTACCTATCTTACAATCAAAACAACCTGTAGTATTGGAGCCTGTAAATTGGGAAGATTGCAAAGCAGGAGATATTGTTTTTTGTAAAGTAAAGGGAAACTGTTTTACACATTTAGTCAAGGGCAAAAATGTAAAACGAGGATTACTAATCGGTAACAACCGAGGTCGTATCAATGGATGGACCAAAAATGTATATGGCAAAGTAATAGAGATATTACCAAAGTCATAATAGTAGCGCGATAAGCGCTTTTTTTGTTTATAAAAATGACAGATCAATTAAAAAAGGTGTGACTTCATAATGTATTTGGTTTTGAGTTCAAATTACACTTCTCTCTTTGTCAGAGAGGATTTAGTAGGTATTTTATTTAGAACACCGACTTTAAACTTCCCTGAAGAGAAGGAATCTCCACATACTACTAATAGAGAAGTAATAGCTTCTTATTTTTTTAAGAAATATTAAGTATATATAACAGAATACTCCGTTAGAAGCTGTTTACTATAAAGTACCATCTCTAAATACAATGTATATTTCTCTGCATAAGCAAATCGACTATTTCCCTCAATAGAAACCTTGATTCCCTAATTCTTACTTTTATCAATCATAGAAAGAAAATACTTTTATATCAATCTAAAAAGATAATAAGTGTTGGTTGAGTGAGGAATTAATTTTTTAGGTTGGTTAGTTGTGAAACGGATGTAGTAATGGGGTAACTGCATCCGTTTTTTTTATCTAGATAGTACATTTTCTTTATATATTTCTCGAACTAGTTTATGATAAGAGTTTCGGTTGATCACTATTCTATTTTCCTGTATTTCCATTAGAGGATTGTAGCGTTGTAATACTCTTTTTACAATTTCTTCAGTAAAATCAGTTTTAGAAGCTATTCTGTGTATAGCAAATTGTTTATTTTCTTTAGTTAAGTCTTTATAATAGGTGTTTAGCATGGATTTGTCTCACAAATTTAAAAGTAAATAAAGATATAAAAATATATACAAATATTATTTTATATATATAATAATATACAATATAACTGATTTTAGTCATAACTAACTACGTTCTGCTCGGTATTTATTAAGAAACAATACTACAAAAAAAGAGCTCCTTTAATTAAGAAGCTCTTTTTCCGGTTAAAAAAGTAAAAGGGTTCGGGGAATGCAAACCCTTTTTTGGTGAGGTAATAATAGTACCTCCTTTTGGTTGGTATAAACTTTTTTAGATTTTGTTCATCATCAAAATAAATTGTAATCTTCTTTTTTGTATTTCAGTCTAGGATTTTGCCTAGATATGTTATGTATATCGAAATAATTATTCCAAAATTTCTGAAAAAACGTAAAATACTGATAAATAGGTATTTGTGTTTTGTTTGATGATTTGTTACTAAGCAGATGTGTAGATATTTATGGTGCTGATGTGGATAATTTTCTCGTTTTATGAACTTTTAAAATAGTTAAAATGGAAACAAGTAACATTAACGTATTTATTATGATTATTTTTGGAATATCTAAAAAGAGAGTCTTTAATTTTGGTTTTTTTAATAAATTTTTACATTAAAGAATGAAGTATAGTACATTACCAAATACGGATATAAAGGTTAGTAAAATATGTTTGGGCTCTATGACTTGGGGGGAACAGAATACAGAATCCGAAGGTCATGAGCAAATTGAGTACGCAATTAGTCAAGGGGTTAATTTTATAGATACCGCTGAGTTATATTCTGTACCTGCTAAAAAAGAAACACAGGGAAGTACAGAACGCGTTATAGGAAGTTGGCTAAAAAAACATGGCAAAAGAGATGAAGTGGTTATTGCATCTAAAATTGTAGGACCTGCGGAGTTTTCGAAACACATAAGAAAAGGAGACTTTAGCAAGCAAGAGATTGCCGATGCTATACATAAAAGTTTAGAAAGATTACAAACTGATTACATAGATTTATATCAATTACATTGGCCTGAAAGACAGACTAATTATTTTGGTAAACTTGGATATACTCATGATGAGGATGATAGCTGGAAGGATAATTTTGCAAAAGTTTTGGAGCACCTTGATGGTTTTGTAAAAGAAGGAAAGATTCGACACATTGGAGTTTCTAACGAAACACCATATGGCCTTATGAGATATACAGAAGAAGCTAGAAAAGGAGCTCCTAAGATGATTACTGTACAGAATCCATATAATTTACTAAACCGAAAGGATGAAATAGGTCTTGCAGAGATTTTACATCGTGAAAATATCGGTCATTTACCTTATTCTCCGCTAGGGTTTGGGATGCTGACTGGTAAGTATCTTGAAGAAATTCCAAAAAATTCCAGAGTTGATCTTTTTCCTAATTATAATAGGTATATGAATGAGAATAGCTATAAGGCAACTAGGCTATATAACGAAATTGCTAAAAAACATAATATCAGTTTAACACAATTGTCACTAGCGTTCGTAAATCAACAACCTTTTGTAACAAGTAATATAATTGGAGCAACTACTGTAGAACAGCTTACGGAAAACATTGGTAGTATTCATCTTACTTTGTCTGATGAAATTATCAACGAAATAAATGAAGTTCATGCGCAGATTCCTAATCCAGCACCATAAAAATTAACCAAACAGATATTCTACCACGTCTTCAATTTTGGCAACTAATTGAATGTTGATCTGTGTGTTTTTTCGAGAAATTTTATTGTATTTAGACACAAAAATAGTCGAGAAACCTAATTTTTCGGCTTCTTGTATTCTTTGCTCTACTTTGTTTATAGGTCTAATTTCACCGGCAAGTCCAACTTCTGCGGCAAAACAATAATCTTTGGCAATTGGGATATCTTCGTTAGATGATAATATAGCGGCAACAACGGCAAGATCAATAGCTGGATCATCTACAGAAATACCGCCAGTAATATTCAGGAATACATCCTTAGCACCTAATCTGAAACCAGCTCGTTTTTCGAGTACAGCAAGGATCATATTTAATCGTTTAAGATTGTATCCTGTAGCACTTCGTTGGGGGGTACCATAAACTGCCGTGCTTACCAGCGCCTGTATTTCTATCATCAATGGTCGCATACCTTCTACGGTGGCTGCAATGACAGTTCCACTTAATTCTTCTTCTTTTTTAGAGATTAGAATTTCACTAGGATTACTCACTTCTCTAAGGCCACTACCTAACATTTCATAAATTCCTAATTCTGATGTAGAGCCAAAACGGTTTTTCAAGGCTCTTAGAATTCTATATACGTGGTTTCGATCTCCTTCGAACTGAAGTACTGTGTCTACCATGTGCTCTAGTATTTTAGGCCCAGCTATATTTCCATCTTTTGTGATATGACCAATAAGAATTACTGGAGTTGCTGTTTCTTTAGCAAATTTAATGAGCTCTGTGGTGCATTCTCTTATTTGAGAAATACTACCAGCACTACTTTCTATATAATCACTATGTAGGGTTTGTATGGAGTCGATAATAACAATATCCGGTTCTGTAGTTTCAATTTGCCTGAAAATATTTTGGGTTTTAGTTTCAGTAAGAATCAGACAGTTGTCTGTTTTAGAGTGTATGCGCTCTGCGCGCATTTTTATTTGTTTTTGACTTTCTTCGCCAGAAACATATAGGGTTTTATAAGGTAGTTTTAAGCTAATCTGTAATAACAATGTACTTTTTCCAATTCCTGGCTCTCCTCCTAATAATGTAAGTGATCCTGGAACCAATCCCCCACCAAGAACCCTGTTTAGTTCAGCATCGTCTGTATTATATCTAGCCTCATGGCTAGTGTCAATCTCAGAGATTTTTAAAGGTTTCGAGACTCGGCGTTCTTTTGATGATGTGTTAGGGGCTTTCCAATCATTTTTTTCAGCTTTCTGCACAACTTCTTCTGCAATGGTATTCCATTCTTTGCAAGAAGTACATTGTCCTTGCCATTTAGCGTATTGAGAACCGCAGTTCTGGCAGAAAAAGACAGTTTTGGTTTTGGCCATAGCTTATAAATTGATTGCAAAAATACTATTATTTAAGTTGATTCCGCAATTAGTACGAAAACAAAAAGATCCCATTTTCGGGATCTTTTTTATTATCTGATTTGGCTTTTAAATTAGATATTAATAACCGAAATCTTCTTTTATTTTATTAACCTTTTCTAACATGTAATCCTTAGTAAGAAAAGCTATTTCATTAAGTAAAAACCCATTTTCATAAGCTCTCATTGCTTTTTTAGGCTCTCCAAGTTGCTCATAACCTAAGCCAAGATAGTAGTATCCTAACATAGTTTCTGGATGTTCTTTAATAGCTAATTTACCAAGAGGCTCTAACTCTTCCCAAAGCTCCTTTTTCTCTATAGCTGTAGAAATTGCTATGAAATCATTTACTCTAATTTGGCGGTTGATTCCGTATAATTTTTCGGTAGTATCATAGATATCTACAAGATAATCATATAATGATGTTTCCAAAGTAAGAATATCTTCCTTATAGGTTTTTTTGCTAATAGGGCGATACATTTCGAAAATAGTTTCCAGAGCTTTTGGTATTCCTCTACCAACCAAAGTGTAATGAGAAGATTCATCAAAATTATCAAAGAAATAATTAACCTCAGGATTTTCTATAGTGGACAACTTTTCATTTACAGAGATTAAATTTTTCTTGATTTTATCTGCATCATTAGTAGCAGTTGCTAAGTAATACCATACGTCTGAATTTGCACCATTTAGGACATTAAAAATTCGCTCTTCCATAGGAGGGGCTAACTCAGGGCTTAGATTGATATACGCCTGAAAGATTGGGTTTTCTTTAAATAAGAAATAATTAATAAAATTAGAGGTGTAGTCGTGACCAACTATCATTTTTAGCTGAGCAGTTCTATACGTTTCTTCGATATATGGTAACAATTCCTGACCAATAAATTCAAAAAATTCAGCTCCTTTACCTTCAGGTAAATAACTAGCTAAATCATATCTACAATCATCTTCTCTTGTTTTTCTCTGAAGAACACCAACTACGATAGATTCAGGCATATCTTCCCAATATGAGAAATAATCTACATTACCAGCAACTGGTTCGAATAAATGATCACCATCTAATACGATAATTACGGGATACGTTTTATCTTCATTTTTTTCATAATTACGAGGCAATTGGATTTTTAAATCTCGGTTCTGATCCAGTTTAATAGATCTAAATGTTTCGTATTTTACTTGACCATAAGAGATCGAGCTAAAGATGGATATAAGAATTAAAAATATACTTTTCTTCATAAGTAGTAAGATTAAGGTTAAGCGAGTGACAATATATAAATTATTTTAAACCTTTGAAATTTTATAACAAACCGACAAAATAATCAATCTATTGTTTATAAGCGTTTTATTAAGTTTTTTTTTCTCTATTTAAAATCGGCAGGAATAAAAATGATAACGCACCAACGATAATATTTATTGCAGTTTGAGAACCCCACAAAATCCAGCCAAAAGCTTCTCCATCACTTTTTTCGAAACCAAAAAAAATAAATACAGCTCCGACAACAATTGGAAAAGGTAATATCCCAATACCTCCATTCGTAGTGGACATAGAAAAAGAGCCAACTACAAAAGCCACAAGAATTACTCCTATAGAAGCATTATCTAAATTTGGGACAGCAAATTTTATAACATAAAACATTAATACGTATAAAAACCATATCAGGATAGTATGAAAAAGGAAAGCCCATTTTTGCTTCATAGAGAAGATGCTTTTCATTCCATCTAATAAACCCATCCCGAAATCTTTAATTTTTACAATCCATTTGTTGGAAGACTTTTGGAGAATTTTTAGTCCTAAAAAACCAATAAGTATTAGAGATAGAATGATCCCAAGTGTAAGTAAAGGATTAATGTTTTTTTCTTCAAGAAAGTTAAGTAAATACTCCGTCTGTAGAATACCTGCCATAGTGGTTACTATGATAAGCATAATTAAATCAGTTATCCTTTCTGAAACGATGGTTCCGAAAGCTTTTTCAAAAGGAATTTTTTCATAAGTGGATGCCGTAAAACCTCTTAACACTTCACCAGATCTGGGGACTCCTAGATTGGATAGGTAACCTACCATTACTGCCATAAAACTATTGTGTAGCTTAGGATTGTAACCAAGAGGATTTAATAAAAATTTCCAGCGATATGCTCTGGAGATATGAGATATGATACCTAATGTAAGTGATACTAGTACCCAAATTGGATCGGCATTTTTAATATTTTGTAATAATTTAGTTCTGTATTCTGGAGTTGCAGAACTGAGAAAATACCAAATTAAAAAAACTCCCAACATCAGCGGGAGTATTATTTTTAAAAACTTTATGAATTTAGGATTCACTCTTTTACTTTAGTAAGTTGTTTTCCTCATTAGGAAACAACAATGATGGTTTAAACTTTTTAGCAGCTTCAATATCCATCATTGCGTAAGTGATAAGAATTAATATATCTCCTTTAGCGACTTTTCTGGCAGCTGCTCCATTTAGTGTAATTTCTCCGCTATTTCTAGGTCCTGGAATAGCATAAGTTTCTAGGCGTTCACCGTTATTATTATTAACGATCTGTACCTTTTCTCCTTCTATGATATTAGCGGCATCCATTAAATCTTCGTCAATAGTAATACTACCTATATAATTTAGGTCAGCACCTGTTACCTTAACGCGATGAATTTTTGATTTTACAACGTGTACAAACATCTTACAAATTTAGTTATTTTTAATTTAGGGCAATGTTATCTATAAGTCTAACCTCTCCTGCAAAAACTGCAATAAAAGCTCGATACTTGGTGTTCTTTCGTTTTCTTTTGATCGATTTAAGATTAGAAACTTTAGCGATCTCAAAATATTCTAATTCCAACGTCTCATTACT
Coding sequences:
- a CDS encoding aldo/keto reductase; this encodes MKYSTLPNTDIKVSKICLGSMTWGEQNTESEGHEQIEYAISQGVNFIDTAELYSVPAKKETQGSTERVIGSWLKKHGKRDEVVIASKIVGPAEFSKHIRKGDFSKQEIADAIHKSLERLQTDYIDLYQLHWPERQTNYFGKLGYTHDEDDSWKDNFAKVLEHLDGFVKEGKIRHIGVSNETPYGLMRYTEEARKGAPKMITVQNPYNLLNRKDEIGLAEILHRENIGHLPYSPLGFGMLTGKYLEEIPKNSRVDLFPNYNRYMNENSYKATRLYNEIAKKHNISLTQLSLAFVNQQPFVTSNIIGATTVEQLTENIGSIHLTLSDEIINEINEVHAQIPNPAP
- the radA gene encoding DNA repair protein RadA, translating into MAKTKTVFFCQNCGSQYAKWQGQCTSCKEWNTIAEEVVQKAEKNDWKAPNTSSKERRVSKPLKISEIDTSHEARYNTDDAELNRVLGGGLVPGSLTLLGGEPGIGKSTLLLQISLKLPYKTLYVSGEESQKQIKMRAERIHSKTDNCLILTETKTQNIFRQIETTEPDIVIIDSIQTLHSDYIESSAGSISQIRECTTELIKFAKETATPVILIGHITKDGNIAGPKILEHMVDTVLQFEGDRNHVYRILRALKNRFGSTSELGIYEMLGSGLREVSNPSEILISKKEEELSGTVIAATVEGMRPLMIEIQALVSTAVYGTPQRSATGYNLKRLNMILAVLEKRAGFRLGAKDVFLNITGGISVDDPAIDLAVVAAILSSNEDIPIAKDYCFAAEVGLAGEIRPINKVEQRIQEAEKLGFSTIFVSKYNKISRKNTQINIQLVAKIEDVVEYLFG
- a CDS encoding alpha/beta hydrolase; this translates as MKKSIFLILISIFSSISYGQVKYETFRSIKLDQNRDLKIQLPRNYEKNEDKTYPVIIVLDGDHLFEPVAGNVDYFSYWEDMPESIVVGVLQRKTREDDCRYDLASYLPEGKGAEFFEFIGQELLPYIEETYRTAQLKMIVGHDYTSNFINYFLFKENPIFQAYINLSPELAPPMEERIFNVLNGANSDVWYYLATATNDADKIKKNLISVNEKLSTIENPEVNYFFDNFDESSHYTLVGRGIPKALETIFEMYRPISKKTYKEDILTLETSLYDYLVDIYDTTEKLYGINRQIRVNDFIAISTAIEKKELWEELEPLGKLAIKEHPETMLGYYYLGLGYEQLGEPKKAMRAYENGFLLNEIAFLTKDYMLEKVNKIKEDFGY
- a CDS encoding lysylphosphatidylglycerol synthase transmembrane domain-containing protein; this translates as MNPKFIKFLKIILPLMLGVFLIWYFLSSATPEYRTKLLQNIKNADPIWVLVSLTLGIISHISRAYRWKFLLNPLGYNPKLHNSFMAVMVGYLSNLGVPRSGEVLRGFTASTYEKIPFEKAFGTIVSERITDLIMLIIVTTMAGILQTEYLLNFLEEKNINPLLTLGIILSLILIGFLGLKILQKSSNKWIVKIKDFGMGLLDGMKSIFSMKQKWAFLFHTILIWFLYVLMFYVIKFAVPNLDNASIGVILVAFVVGSFSMSTTNGGIGILPFPIVVGAVFIFFGFEKSDGEAFGWILWGSQTAINIIVGALSFLFLPILNREKKT
- the panD gene encoding aspartate 1-decarboxylase; this translates as MFVHVVKSKIHRVKVTGADLNYIGSITIDEDLMDAANIIEGEKVQIVNNNNGERLETYAIPGPRNSGEITLNGAAARKVAKGDILILITYAMMDIEAAKKFKPSLLFPNEENNLLK